tgggccaggactgcgcccagccccctgtccgacgcgtcagtctgcaacagaaaagggagagaaaagtcaggggagtgtaaaagcggcccgccacatagagcagccttaactcgggtgaaggcctgctggcacggctccgtccattggaccgtatctggtagcccctttttagtaaggtcagtcagggggctggtgaggtccgaataatttggtataaaccgtctataatatcccgccagccccaagaactgccttacctcctttttggtcttgggcctcgggcaggtcgcaattgcggcggtcttgtcaatttggggacgcacctgcccatgacccaagtggaagcccagataccttacctccacccgcccaattgcacacttcttcgggttggccgtgagccccgctcccctcaacgacctcaagaccgcccggacatgctgcatatgccgctgccaatcgtgactgtaaatcacgatgtcgtccaggtaggcagcagcatatgcggcatggggacgcaaaatcctgtccatgaggcgctgaaaggtagcgggtgccccgaacaaaccgaagggaagcgtgacgaattggtgcaatccgaacggcgtggtgaaggctgttttttctttggacaatggagacaaggggatctgctaatagcccttcgttaagtccaatgtcgaataaaatcgagccgtgcccagccgatcaagcaactcgtcaacccgcggcattggatacgcgtcgaatttcgacactgcgttcaccttgcggtagtccacacagaacctgaccgagccgtcggttttagggaccaaaacgatcgggctcgcccagtcactgttggactcctctattactcccatatcgagcattgcccctaattcttcctgaactactttttttttgtgttcaggtaaacgatacggccggctgcgaactaccacgcccggctcggtctcgatatggtgctgaattaagtcggtacgtcccggtaggggcgagaacacgtcggcgaattccgcctgtagttttgagagatcagtgagttgggacggtgagaggtgatctcccccaggggccagtgcgaccgattgtgctttgatgctcgcctctggcccgagatcatcctctcccccgatcactgtcgccaacaacactgattcgacctcattccatttcttcaggagattgaggtgatatatttgccgtgctccgttcctatcggaccgtatcacttcataatcgaggtctccaacctgtcgagcgacctcaaacggcccctgccatttcgacattaatttagagctcgatgtcgggagtaatacaagcactttctctcccggtgtgaatttgcgtagtctcgtacccctgttatacgaccggctttggcggtcctgggcttgtaacaaattctccctagatagccgccccaacgtgtggagttttgttcgcaagtccagcacatattgaatttcgtttttggccaaagaaggcccctcctcccaagtttctcgtaggacgtccagcaccccccggggctgtcgtccgtagagaagctcgaagggggaaaaccccgtggaggcttgcgggacctctcgcacagcgaataagaggggttctaaccaccgatcccaatttttggcgtcttcctgtacgaatttacggatcatggatttaagagtgcgattaaatcgttcgaccaagccgtctgtttgtgggtgatagacgcttgtccgaatcgatttgatgcccaataacccgtataattcgcttaacgtgcgtgacataaacgccgtgccttgatcagtgaggatttccttcggaatccccactcgggagattagccgaaacagtgcgtccgcaacactcttcgccgagatgttgcggagagccactgcttccggatatcgtgttgcgtagtccacgataactagcgcaaaacgatgtccgcgtgcggatcgctctaatggcccgatgaggtccatcgcaattctctcgaaggggacctgcattaatggaagggggcgcaatggcgcttttggggaggccaggggattcaccaactgacattcaggacaagacgcgcaccacctgcgcacattgtcgtgaatgcctggccaaaaaaatcgggtcattaaacgatttagcgtggccgcctgtcccaggtggcccgccatagggttagagtgagccgcctggaaaagcatttcccagcggctctttggtactaacaactgggttgtatccacttttgtctgagcgtcttgggtcactcgatacaacctatccttaattatggcaaaataaggatacgtgacgggcaaggcgggttgaagggactgaccgtcgatcgTGCGGACCTGGTGGAAAGCATGTTTGAGGGTAtcgtcttgagactgctccagagggaagtcatcgcggtccgagagaatcagtctctcgaccccgctcggttcctctgaagcagttcccgagggtcccgtatcagtctcaccaacctgcactcgcaccgccccgttcctagccttgttcccccaagcggcatccgcgcatatcgaccccaataacgccggaaaggcgggccaatttgtccccagaattagcggatgccggaggtggggactaaccgccacctcaacactatgattttctcccctaaactgtatcgtgactgggacaaccggatattccaccacatccccgtgcacacaccgcaccttaaccatgcggcttgtatccaatgccccaggctgcatcaggctttgatggatcgaggtttggttacagcctgaatccaccaaggcctgatatgtaccccccttgatactcacaggaacttggtactctcctgcttgatcaggggtggtccgctgaacgtccgggacccggatcattgtcccgatgtccatcattggacatcggtccacaaaatggtccgggtcgccgcaccgccagcaggccagcccaggcctgcccgccgcccctgcggcggggagtgggttggaatatgagcgcggagggggggtggaaccggaaccgttatccccgcccgaccccagcagccccgcccccctgggcggggccctcgaactcccttactgccctgggcccattccaccccgacctctggggggaatgcgagggggccctggagggcgggacctagggagagggacagggtgagaaggagagacagaggggggagagagagagggagaggttagtcggggttcgccgacccctgggcacgccaccagatggtcctccgccaggttgatggccgtcgtcagcgacgtgggccggtggcactggacccactcggcggtcttcttgggtagccgagcgatgaactgctccagtaccaccagatcgacgatgtggtccacgtcgcttccaccggccaatagccatttgcggcaggcgtcccggagctggtgggccatcgcgaagggccggccggtctccccccactccagcgagcggaaacgctgacggtgctgttcgggggtccgaccgacccgctggatgatggccctcttcagatcttcgtaatccaggaggttcgccaccggcagttgttgggcggccgcctgggcttctccggtGAGCAGTGGAataaggcgcaccggccactgtgcccggggccacccgcaggcctccgccgcTTTTTGAAACAGGTCaatgaaggcctcgggatcgtcttgtggccccatcttgtgtaggggcacgtggaccggtgcgctggcgagcccggcggcttcggtgcgaacctcccggtctatccagctccggaacctctcgcggtcctcttgctggccgcggacgatggcctcgaatcggcgctcctggtccgcccgcagctccagcatggactgatgttgttcctggtggagggccgcgagagaggtgataatgtccgcaaacggcgtggcggagggcgttggagtagtcatggcggcggcgcggtcctacttcctcccgggtttcggcaccactgtAGTAAAGTTCGATAtaaggaggaaggaagaggacaaggggtcggctggacggttgatgcttgctctttattttcttaataaacTTGTCAACACACACAGTCAAGTGTGAAATCTCATAACACGATctctcgatcacttccgggtcggcacttccgggttccggtttcTCAGTCTCTGAACATGGGGGttcgcatcaaccgtccgggttctctctctcctcgatctccggttccactgctgttttatcccctctccgcgctcattactagaacaagagacaggtgttattaatctgcttccaacccactcacgtaccgcttgtcccgcggctctctctcccgctgcagacctcgctgaaccacgccccccttgccacattgGTATTTAAATGAAACCTATAGAATCCTATTAAGTTTACTGAGTTATGAAAGAGCAACCGAATTTTCAccataaaaaaacacataacagcAGATCTCAAGATGCTGTGAATTTCAGTTTGCATGTGCATGACTGCAATCTCTGCCTTAACTTAACTGGCCTATCCATATCTCAGATGTGTACTCTAACAGAGAAACTGAGGAGTGGATCTATGGTAGATGCTGATTTGATGGAGGGCTTCAGTGTGGTGGCGACACCCCCTCCCTCTCCTCAGCCCCCTACAGCTGGGAAGAGTGACATGGATGCGCACGGCCTGATTTACTAGGTGCGCCGGCAGTTATCTAAATGCAAAGTGATGGCGTAATGGCAGTCGCCGCTCTATGTAAACGGCCGGAGAGGGGCCCGCTCCTCTCTCAGCCCTCACATGAGACCCCGCAGCGGGGCATTAGCCCAACCAAATGTAGCAGAAGTGATATGCTCAGACGAAATATGGGGATTATAGCCTGTCAAGGTTGTGGGGGGAGAGAGGTGGGATGACAGACAGAGTGGGATGATGGGGAAAAACGGATGGCTCATCATGTATCTGCTGATAAGAATAGGACAGTTGCGAAAGAAGCAATTGAGGTGTTAGTTATTGACACTGTGAGAAACTGAGTGGACAAAAACAAACTGTTGTGAAATGGTAAGTCATCAATTTAGAAGACTTTTTTTTCAAAGCGACTTTCATTACAAGGACAATCCCATTGGAGAAGCCTgggatttaaaaaatatatatattgttttaataatcagaattttttgtctcatgtttcttctttaaaaataaGATGGATTAACTTGAGATATCAAAACAAATTTGATAATAGCTATAGCTTAAGTTAACTTTATTTTGCTTactacaagtttttttttttttttttttcaagaaacaATCAACAAAATCTAGTGATGTTTATGAACCAATACgaacggacggacggacggaccgATAtatagacagagacagacagactgacggactgacggacggacggacggacggacggacggacggacggacggacggacggacggacggacggacggacggacggacggacggacggacggacggatggatagatagatagatagatagatagatagatagatagatagatagatagatagatagatagatagatagatagatagatagatagatagatagatagatagatagataactttaccaaaatgtatttcagaCATTAAACTCTCTTTACTtctaatttaaaaattaaatcttCAAGTGTAATTGTCTGGTTAATAACTTTTAAAAGCTAATTTACAAAAGTGATTTAATTATAAAAGCTCTTTGTGCTGTAATCCATTGTGGGATCTCTGAGATCTGCAGGACATTTGGTCTTTTCTGACAGAGAGAATTAATGAATTCATAGCTAGAGCCACACAGCATTCCCAATGTGACAGAGCAATGTTCTCTCCCTTCACTGTGTGTGAAGTCCGGCATGTTGCCTCAGTACTACATATCTCAAGGTTGTTTTTGAGCAGTGGAAGGAACAGCAGCTTCAGACACTAAAATCAAAAGATCAGTGAGCATTCGAGGTATTTCAGACATGAGAGTGCAGAGGAAATTAATTCAGATTTTGTCACTAATTCACTGTTCCAGATTAAAGGACTAATGAAGCTCAAACACTGAGCTTCAAACCATTTTACATGTATAATGCAAAGTGTTTTAGAGTGAATctgaatattaaataaaataacaatccTTCATTGGATTTTATCCATCAGATTGGATTGGATAGGAAAAGTGGGTGCCTCAGTAGCTATTTGGCAATAtagaacattattattttaacatcATTTTCCCTGCATGCCTTAGTGATATGTTAAAGTGGTGATGGATATAATATTACCGGTTCTCaactggttttgcttcagaatcCATATTTTACTTTGCACATGTATAAAGTAATAGGAGTAGAAAGCATGTTGATAAAAACATGCTTTCTTCTCCTTTCTATTACTATAATAAAGTAACCtacttttaaaaactatttaaagtAACCTACTTTGCTGTAATAAAGGGttgaattttttattatttaaatttagcATGGTTTCATCCTTTCATGCTTGTTCTAATAGGGTTATGAACAGagactcattttttttttggtcatgaTGACCCACTGTTGTTTTGGAAAGAGCTCAATAAACTATACTTAACTTATGTTTCATTGtctttcatgtgtttttaactTGTGCCTGGATGACTCAGCAGAGAACAGGCACCCTCGCTCCTGTTGTGttgtctttctctctttctctcttctgtTCCCACAGCCTGTGAAGCATTTCAGTTCGCAGAAAGCCACATAAGGCTTCTTATTAACACCCATCCTCCGTTTCCCGACACATCAGCTCCTAAACGAGCCGCGCCATCGTGCACATTCCTGTAATTCATCTTCCCTTATTCAGCAGACCTTCTCTCTTTCACATTTTGTCTCTTCTACTTACAAGACTCCCCAGAACATTTTTCGTTCACTGTTCCTTGCTGGTGGAACGATCTCCCAACCTCCATCCGGAATGCTGAATCACtgacaacattcaaaacagctgaAACTCAtttcttccatgagcacttaaccttaaaaaaattaacaattcCCACCATTTTTCCTCTATTCCATTCCTATTCTAGCTTATGCTATATAAGCAATGTCCCAAACTTAGTATTTCAGGCACTTTTTGTGATTATTCGCCTCTTCATGATGGATTGCTTCCTGTATTCCTCAGTTGTTAGTCGCTTAACATTTAAGTTAAAAATGCACCTTCCATGGATGGGGACAAAATTGGGCctgaaaatactttttttatttttcacaagtGGTAATTTTAAACTACAAATGTTATATACTGTATGAACGGTTCAAAGGGAAATCATGATTTTTTGCAACCCTGCCACTAAACTTTAAACTCTAATttaagcgctatataaatgcagtccattaaatttgtgttgtttttggcaataaacattaaatcaatacaattatttaaaaaaataaaactcagTAGGGGCCAGCTACCAAATAGTTGCTTgtaattacataataataataataataataataataatacaaataataatagttttattaaatttttctTTCAAAGCCTTTGGTAACCGAATTGAATAGTTTGACAAATGCAGTAAatacatagactgtaaaaaaatatggacgtagtgtccgtgacgtcacccatgggattccgataagccgttctgaagcttaaagtatggtcgagctggccgtcgccatcttgtgagcgagtcaacgcgtgtcactcccggataacagaaaatgggcaaaaaggcgggatgtgcacggagctgaggtgacgcaataactatagacggcagataaatggctatccacttgtaactaCGCCCTTagttatgcagaactttaaggctttatataacataaacaaatgagtgaataaaaaaaattcacccccctcagagttgtcatgaagatcaaaattagcattataagccaaaaccacaatttgtaccaggctgtaaacatgtttttttctgctttaaagttgagaattttaacatggggctcaatgagattctgctcccttctggagcctgtccctagtggccagttgaggaattgcagtttacattacttccgtattggcttcaagagagatcgcgggaggttgccgcttgagtAAATACAACAAGatttgtaaaaatatagaaaatgGGATTAGATCACTCACTTGCCTTTCCATCATGCTGTAGAAAGCGTCCAAATGAAGACACTTCCTGGATGTGTTCACGATTTGAAGTCATTTTACACAACACACATAATGGACAATTGCATTAATTGCAATTGCAAACAATAATTCAACagtttgtcaaaattatgacatgatATAATATATATCATGGCAAAACAAGATTTTGagcattaaatgttttaaaaacgtaATGAGACCAAAGAATACTGTTCCTTACCTTTTCCTAGTCACAGTGCATCTCTTCCTGGTCCTCCCCCTTCCGCTCTCTTCATCTTTTCCCTCTTTTTACTGGTGATCTGACGTGCACTTTATTTATTATCGGCTGGCCATTAACCGCTTCTCCtcatcttttattttattttatagtgcaCACTCTTCACGCCCACTTTCattttactctctctctctctctctctctctctctctctctctctctctctctctctctctctctctctctctctctctctgacatcCTCCCACTCAACACCTTATATTTCCTTCTCCTTTCTTCCATTTTACAAGGACAGAGCGGGGCAAGGTTACAGCGACAAAGGCCGTTAAGGTTTGTGTTCACAATGACTAACATGAGCGAACGCCCACAAAGAGTCTGCGTGGATGAGCGTGGTGTTTCAGTCTGGTGGTGCTGGGGGATGCAGTGGTGTCTGTGTAGGGTTATGGAGAGTTGTCCTGCCAGAGGGGAAGAGCATTGGCCTGTGTCTGTTAGCATTTCGCTTCACTTCTCCCCGTGTTAGCCTCACTCGACCTCCTCAAGCTGCCTTCACCTCCCCTCGAACCTATCACAGTGAAGAGCAGGAATAGTGAGAAAAATAATAGCGTAAATAAAGGACTTTTACATTAGAAGTGTCAATTTACAGCAAAGAACACTCAAGCTTTTTTTTCACTCAGGCAAAAAAAGAATGTTTTGCTAACGTTATGACATAAAACGTCCaggttttttaatgttttaaagtgttttttttcttagttATTGGAACGTTAAGGCAGCGGTTCTCAAACCTGCCCTATAGGGTTCACCCCCTCCCCACCAGTGCACCCccacaggtttgagaaccactgcgtTAAGGGAACcttccatttttttaattggGCAAGCATTATAGGAATGTTACTTTTTAATGTTCTCTGAAcgttctgtaaaaaaaattgttgggaTAACTTAAAGTAAGTTACCTAGATGCATtaatgagttaatacaattaaggAGATATACAAATATTATGTTATCTGAACCACGTTTATTTTtgacaaaagaaaaaagttgTGAAACAAACCACCAAAATGATATGTGgtaacatttaaaagaaaagtCATTCTAAACATCAAAAATAATTCCATAATCCatgaataatatttttatgCTAGCAACTTTGAATGAACAATATTATTGGTAGAGCgtttgttcataactttgagagaaccttgccTCAACGTTCTTGAGAATGCTCCTTGTTAGCTAAGAATATGCTTCCCATCAACATTAGGCTAAGTAAAAGTATATTCTTTTAAAATGGGTTAGAATGGATTTACTAAATCCTGAGTGGGTTAGTTTCTTTCCCAGTTGTAGTAgttttgaatgaaaaaaaaatattagtcaATCAATGACAGATTTAAAGAGCATTTAAAGTTATTTTGAGACAAAAACATTGATAACCATAGAAGGTTTCCTAAATGGTGAATGGCAAGGCAATCAAATGCATTTCTCATTCGCAAGCAATGCCTCGTTGGGTGTTATTAATTGGAATGCAATTGCTGGAAAGAAAATAAGTCGAAAAAAGAGAGAACTGCTCCTAATCAAGTCCACATCACAGAAATTAAACCAAATCTTGCCACTGTCTGGCACAAGCCTGATACAAACAAAGGCTCGCCCCGAAAAGAAAGACTTCAGATGCGCAGAGCCCAAATTTGAATGAATGAGCGTAGAGTGATTCATTTAAGCTTTGATTCCACGGCTGTGCACGGAGTTCTGAACTGTGCAATCATGAACTGTGATTTCACAATTGTTGGCTCTCGCCACGGCGCAGGTTTATGTACTCCCAGAGTTCCCCAAGAGAgacagagatggagagagatagaaagagcAGAAACAACACCGCCACAGTTCATTAGCAGACACTTTTCTTGGCACAAAAAATAAGGCCTGAAACTTAAATAatgaacagattttttttttccagaacaaaTGGTAAGTGAAAAGAAAAGTTTAACCTTTAAAGCTCAAGACGTCAAACTGAGTATTGTATGAGCTGCTTATGTTTGCAATTGTTGGAACTATATGGGAACAGGCTTCAAAACAGTTTAATCCTTAAACGCACGAATGctttagcgacccggatctgtATCTAACACGGATGCTTCTGTAGCTACCGTAATGCTTATAGTATAAAActctcttgatgttttaataacaattacaaaataaatataaaataaggcACATTACATTACCTTTTGAAACTTTTGGACGGGTTCAATTTGAGCtgatgttttataccatcacCAATGTCGTTGTCAGAGCTCATCTGCCCACACAATATATTGATCACTCACTGCTTCTTCACGAGATCCCCCATTaagtgacagtgacactaatatttgattgggTTCAGTACTTGCTGAGTAAATTGCTGAGCCATTTGAAGTTTTGCTGATGACACTTcgtttcttttgttttctgcctgcagtCATTATGAGTGAAACATCACTACATCATTGTGTTTTAGACATTGCTTACactaaaaaatacttacacttTTACATACCCTGGGTCACTAGCGACcctgtacacttttttttattttatttttttttacaaaaaatgtattcgaaAACAAGAAGGTTGGTGTCTAACTTGAATGAGGGGAGGGTATTAAATGATGTCCCGGATTGCTAAAGACCTAATGTATGCGCTTAAGGGTCAAAATCTTGATGAAATAAAACATAGAAATGCTAAATGTTCTATTTACTGGTGGAAAAAACATAGCACCAAACTTAAAATACCCTAAAAACCACCCAGAACATCCTAATATGAACACTAAAATAaccacaaataaacattaattcattcatttttaaaactgTCTCAAAAGCTCAACTCAAAAAcgaaaatataaaatgtaaataaaatagttTGGGAAAAAACTaggttgaaaaaaaaactagGTTGATTCATTTGTAGATaataaacaacaaaatacaaattatttctcctctaaagtttcaaataaaagtattttaggACCCCAAAATTTacgttatttttaaaaagtgccaGCATTCTGACTGGCAGTCACCATAGCGTCCAAAAATGTGCCGTCCACTCTGCATGTCAAGGGTCTTTCTGCCGGCTACGAGCAAAGACACGTCCCCCATCAGAAAGCAAGTCTTCACCCATCACCGCACGGTTCATCTGAGACTAGAAAATATCCCAAACAACCCATACATGCATTATGCATAGTGACTGCAGCACAGTCTTGCAACGACTCAAAGGAGACTTTTCTGCCATTCACGCAGGAGGTCAGGTAATTCAGGTTTGCCGTGTCTATGGAAACATATtgctgttttgtgtttgtgagtctcTGGAGATTACAGATTTCTTGAATCAAAGTTAGTGTAAGTAGCGTTGGCTTTGATTGCCTCATCTGAGGTCTTTTCACTCCTCTGCGTGTTTGTGCTGCATAAGCCACAATGATTTGAGATTTCACGAGGGCAATACGATTTCACAGATAAACCTATTTACAAACGTACTTATGATGCAAATGCACAAGATTAGTTCAGACAGTTACTGCGGTTCTCCTGAAAGACGTTGCCTCGCCACTCTTCTCAGTCAATCCTTATTATACATCTATATTTACAAAGGCATTCAGCCACTGTTGAGTTTTCATTTGCTCAGTCGTTTTATTTGTTCATTCAAATACCGTTACATCTTGTGATGATCCAAAGGCCTGATTCCATTTCAGATAGCATTTTACAACAGTTGTACAGTCCTACGACGGAGGTTATTGCAGCACTTTCACttca
This region of Pseudorasbora parva isolate DD20220531a chromosome 6, ASM2467924v1, whole genome shotgun sequence genomic DNA includes:
- the LOC137079243 gene encoding uncharacterized protein, with protein sequence MTTPTPSATPFADIITSLAALHQEQHQSMLELRADQERRFEAIVRGQQEDRERFRSWIDREVRTEAAGLASAPVHVPLHKMGPQDDPEAFIDLFQKAAEACGWPRAQWPVRLIPLLTGEAQAAAQQLPVANLLDYEDLKRAIIQRVGRTPEQHRQRFRSLEWGETGRPFAMAHQLRDACRKWLLAGGSDVDHIVDLVVLEQFIARLPKKTAEWVQCHRPTSLTTAINLAEDHLVACPGVGEPRLTSPSLSPPSVSPSHPVPLPRSRPPGPPRIPPRGRGGMGPGQ